The Aeromonas jandaei genomic interval GAACGGCAGCAGCGGAATGATCACCTTGGCCAGCAGGCGGTCGATGATGTCACGGCCCTGATCGGCGACCCGGCGCAGATCGGTGGCCTGGGTGGCACTGATGCCGATACCGAACACGAAGGCGGCGGCCAGCGCGGACATCACGCCAAACAGCGGCGGGATCTCCAGATTGACGTAGGAGGCGAGCTTGACCGCCTCGGCGGTAGTGGGCTCGGCAGCGGTGGTCAGCTGCGGGATCAGGTGGCTCGCCACGGTAAAGGCGAACAGGCCCGCCAGAATGGTGGAGCAGTAGGAGAGGGCCACGGTTTTGCCCAGCAGCTTGCCTGAGTTCTTCGGCAGGCTGGCGATACCGCTCATGATGAAGAAGAGGATGATGAGCGGAATGGTGAAGGTAATGAGCTGACCTATGACTGTCTTGGCCGTAAACAGCACGCGCGCCACCCACTCAGGGGCGTAGAGACCGAGCAAGAGACCGGCAAGGATGCCAGCAATGAGTTTGAGGACAAGTTTCATAAGGAAATCCGGTGTTGGTTGTATTGTCTGATTTGTTATTAAATTTTGATATTAATCACACTTTCTAACACAGAATCCGCATTATGTCTGTCTTGAATGGGTTAATGCCGAGTTAAATATTGTTAATGGCTATTTTCCCCGACCGGAAAGCGCCCATATTTAAACGCGCAAGATGCGGCCAAGATACGGCATAGAGTGCTGAAAATGGTGTGCTGAAGATGGTGGGTTGACAGAGGGCGTGCAGGGCCTTCGGGTCAGGGCCTGCGCGGGATAAAAGCGAGCGCCGTTAAGGGGTTAACCGGCGCCGCCAATCAAGCGGTCGTGCGGGTGAGCAGCAGATAACTCAACGCTGCGGCGGATTGGGTTGGCTGCTCCGCGCAGATCGCCAGCGGGATCTCATCCTCTTTGAGTCGTTCGGCCAGTTGCGCCATGGCTGCCGCGAGATCGGTTGCAACCGGCAACGCCAGCGGCGCACCCGGTTTGAGCAGGGTGGCGAGATGGCTCAGGGTGTCAGTTGCTTTCTGCCCTGCAAGGTCTGTGGGGCGGCTGAGCCAGATGCCGTCATAGGGGAGCACGCTGCGCATCCCCGCGATGGGGCAAATGCGCACCGCCTGACCCGAGCGGCGCGATGCGCTGCGGGCCAGCGCCAGCTCGGGTTCGCAGGCGGTGACCCGAAAACCGCCATCCCGCAGCCAGCAGAGATCCACCCCGTCACCGCAGTCGAGGTTGAGCAGGTGGGAGCCAGCGGTCAGCCGGGCCGTAAAGGCGATGTGCGCCGGAGTCAGGCTGGCGGAATGGGCGGTATCTTGGGTGATGGCGTCAGTGGATGTCACAACGATGGTCTCGGGCCGAGGCGGCTACAGGGGGCGCTACCTTAGCAAATCGGGGGCTGCGCTGGCAAAGCGGTCCGCAAGTTGGCGCAGAGGGTGAACACTAGGAACGAACCGCCGGATTGCGGGGTTGGGTCAGCATGGTGAACATGCAGTCGAGCAGGTACTCCGACTCGGCAGCCAAATCGATCCGCTCCGGAAAGTGGAGCCAGTTGATGATGTAGCCATCGAGGGTACAGTGGAGCAGGGTGGAGGCTAGCCGCAGATCCAGATTGGCGGGCAGCTGTCCGCGGCGGATGGCGTTGGTGAGGGTGGTCTCCAGATCCCGGAAGAAGTTGCTGGACTGGCTGCGGATATGTTCGCGCAGGGAGATGGCTTCCCCCTCCAGCGATTCGAGATTGAAGAGGATGGTGAACATCTGCTGGTGGGCCTGATCCCGGGTGATGCGGGTCAGCACCTCTTTGAGGAAGTCGCGCAGCTTGCCGAGGGGGTCGGGCTCCTCTTCATTGACGCAGGCGTCGAGCTGGTGGGCGAGGGGTTGGCAGAGCTCCTCCCAGAGGGAGAAGAAGAGCTCCTCCTTGTTTTTGAAGTGCCAGTAGATGGCCCCGCGCGTGAGGTCAGCGGCTCTGGCGATGTCGGTCAGGCTGGTCTTGGCCAGCCCCTGGCTGCAGAAGAGATCCAGCGCCGTCTTCATGATGGTGCAGCGGGTCTGCTGTGCCTCCTCTTTGGTCCGTCTGGCCATCTGCTTCTGCGCCCCTTAATCAGCAAAAAAAGTCACTTACATACATTTATGAATGTATGTATATTGCCTCATCTTTCCGATTTTTACCAACAGGGCCCACGTGGCCCTGATTGTTCATTGACTGGCAAAGGCTCAGGTGTTTCATGCATAAACATATTCTTGCTCGTTCGGTAGGTCTTGCCCTGCTGGCAACAGGCTTGCTGGCAGGTTGTGGCGACAAGGGCGCGCCGCAGGGACAGGGGGGCATGCCTCCCGTCGCGGTTGACGTGGTGACCCTGCAGAGTGCTCCGCTCAAGTTGACCAGCGAGCTGACCGGCCGCAGCGCCCCGTTGCGGGTGGCCGAAGTGCGCCCGCAGGTGGGGGGTATCATCCTCAAGCGCCTCTTTACCGAGGGGAGCGATGTGAAGGCTGGCGATCTGCTCTATCAGATCGATCCGGCTGTCTATCAGGCTGCCGTCGCCAGCGCCAAGGCCAATCTGGCCAAGGCGCAGGCCAACGAGCAGAGCGCCCGCCTCAAGGCCAAGCGCTATCAGGAGCTGCTCAAGGTCAACTCCATCAGCCGTCAGGACTATGACGATGCCGACGCCAGCTGGAAGCAGGCGCAGGCGGAGATCATGGCGAGCAAGGCGGCCCTGCGCACCGCCGAGATCAATCTGGGTTACACCCGCATCACTGCGCCCATCAGCGGCCGCATCGGTACCTCCGCGGTGACCGAAGGGGCGCTGGTAACCGCCCAGCAGGCTGACAGCCTCGCCGTCATTCAGCAGCTCGACCCCATGTATGTCGATGTGCGCCAGTCTACCGCCGATCTGCTGCGTCTCAAGCGGCTGGTGGCCGAGGGCAAGGTCGTGCAGGACGAACACAAGGGCGCCAAGGTGAGCTTCCAGCTGGAAGATGGCACCACTTATGGCGAAGAGGGCTCGCTGCAGTTCTCCGACGTCACCGTGGATGAGACCACCGGCATGGTGGCCCTGCGGGTGATTGTCCCCAACCCCACCCATCTGCTGCTGCCCGGCATGTTCATGCGCGCCACCCTGCAAGAGGGCGAGCGAGCCAAAGGGCTGCTGGTGCCGCAAACCGCGGTGACTCGCACCCCCAACGGTGGCGCTACCGTGCTGGTAGTGACCGCTGACAACAAGGTGGATCTGCGCAACGTTCAGCTGGGTCGCATCGTCGATACCAGCTGGGTGGTGGAGTCCGGTCTCAATGCCGGCGAGCGGGTGATCGTGGCCGGGTTGCAGAAAGTGCGTCCGGGTGCCGTGGTCAATCCGGCTGAACAGGCTGCGGCGCCGGCAACAGCCGTCACCCCGGCCAACAAGTAGGATGGAGTAGTCGCTTCATGGCTCGATTTTTCATAGACAGACCCATTTTTGCCTGGGTGATCGCGCTGGTGATCATGCTGGCGGGCAGCCTGGCCATCATCAAGCTGCCGGTGGCCCAGTATCCGAGCATTGCACCGCCGGCGGTGAGCATCTCCGCCAGCTATCCGGGCGCGTCTGCCAAGACGGTAGAGGACTCGGTGACCCAGATCATCGAACAGAACATGACGGGGCTGGATCACCTGCTCTACATGTCCTCCCAGTCCGACTCTGCCGGCCGGGTGTCGGTCACTCTGACCTTCCAGCCGGGAACAGATCCCGATATCGCCCAGGTGCAGGTGCAGAACAAGCTGCAGCAGGCGATGTCGCTGCTGCCGCAAGAGGTGCAGCAGCAAGGGATCCGGGTACAGAAGACCTCCAGCAGCTTCCTGATGGTTGCCGCCTTCATCTCCAGCGATGGCAGCATGAAGAACGACGATCTGGCGGACTATGTGGTCTCCAACATCAAGGAGCCGCTGAGCCGTCTGGACGGGGTAGGGGATATCACTCTATTCGGCAGCCAGTACTCCATGCGGATCTGGCTCGACCCCAACAAGCTCAACAGGGTGCAGATGACCCCGAGTGATGTGCAGTTGGCGATCAAGGCGCAAAACGCCCAGGTAGCCTTCGGCAAACTGGGGGGAACCCCTTCGGTGGCCGATCAGCAGTTCACCGCCACCATCATGGGCCAGACCCGTCTCTCCACCGTCGAGCAGTTCAACGACATTCTGCTGCGGGTGACTCAGGATGGCGCCAAGGTGCGGCTGAAAGATGTGGCCCGGGTCGAGCTGGCTGGCGAGAGCTATGACGCCGAGGCGCTCTACAACGGTCAGCCTACCGCGGCGGTAGCTATCAAGCTGGCGACCGGTGCCAACGCGCTGGATACCTCCGAGAAGGTGCGCGCCAAGCTCAACGAGCTGTCAGAGTACTTCCCGGCCAACATGAAGATCGTCTACCCCTACGACACCACGCCGTTTGTGAAGATCTCCATCGAGGAGGTAGTGCAGACCCTGATCGAGGCGATCTTCCTGGTGTTCTGCGTCATGTATCTGTTCCTGCAGAACTTCCGGGCGACCCTGATCCCGACTATCGCGGTGCCCGTGGTGCTGCTCGGTACCTTCGGGGTGATGGCGGCATTTGGCTTCTCCATCAACACCCTCACCATGTTCGGCATGGTGCTCGCCATCGGCCTTCTGGTGGATGACGCCATCGTGGTGGTGGAGAACGTGGAGCGGTTGATGAGCGAGGAGGATCTCTCCCCGCTTGAGGCGACCCGCAAGTCGATGGGCCAGATCACCGGCGCGCTGGTGGGGATCGCCCTGGTGCTCTCCGCCGTATTCGTGCCGATGGCCTTCTTCGGCGGCTCGACCGGCGCCATCTATCGCCAGTTCTCGCTGACCATCGTCTCGGCCATGACCTTGTCGGTGCTGGTGGCGCTGATCCTGACGCCGGCGCTCTGTGCCACTCTGCTCAAGCCGATGAAACACGGCGAGTTCGGTGCTCAGCGCGGCTTCTTTGGCTGGTTCAACCGCGCCTTTGATGCCGGCACCCAGCGCTACCAGCGCGGGGTGGGCAAGGTGATCAAGCAGGGCGTGCGCTACAGCCTCATCTACGGTGCCATGCTGGCGGTGCTGGCTGTGCTCTTTATGCGGATGCCTACCTCCTTCCTGCCGGAGGAGGATCAGGGGGTCATCATGTCCATGGTGCAACTGCCGGTGGGGGCGACCAAGCAGCGCACCGAGGTGGTGCTGGCGGACATGCGCGACTACTTCCTGAAAAACGAGAAGGACAATGTCGACTCCGTACTGACGGTGGCGGGCTTCAGCTTCGCCGGTAGCGGTCAGAACAGCGGCATGGCCTTTATCAAACTCAAGGACTGGAGCGAGCGCAAGAGCCCGGATCGCAGCGCCAATGCCATCATCGGCCGCGCCATGGGCTATCTGTTCAGCATCAAGGAGGCGCAAGTCTTCGCCTTTAACCTGCCTCCGATCCCGGAGCTGGGTACGGCGACCGGTTTTGACTTCTTCCTGCAGGATCGCGGCGGTATCGGCCACGAGAAACTGATGGCGGCGCGCAACCAGCTGCTCGGCATGGCAGCGCAGGATCCCACTCTGGTGCGGGTGCGCCCGAACGGGATGGAAGATACGCCGCAGCTCGATATCAAGATTGACTACGAGAAGGCGCTGGCGCAGGGGCTCTCCATTGCAGAGATCAACAACACGCTGGCAAGCGCCTGGGGTTCTGCCTACGTCAATGATTTCATCGACCGTGGCCGGATCAAGAAGGTCTATATGCAGGCTGATGCGCCCTTCCGGATGAACCCGGAAGATCTCAAGCTCTGGTATGTGCGCAACAGCGCCGGTCAGATGGTGCCCTTCTCCGCGTTTGCCAGCACCGAGTGGAGCTTCGGCTCACCGCGTCTTGAGCGTTATAACGGCGTGCCGGCGATGGAAATCGTCGGGGAAGCGGCGCCCGGCAAGAGTACCGGTGATGCGATGGCCGCCATCGAGCAGATGGTGAAGAAGCTGCCGGAAGGGGTGGGCATCGAGTGGACCGGGCTCTCCTTCCAGGAGCGGCAGGCCGGCTCGCAGGCGCCTGCGCTCTACGCTATCTCGCTGCTGGTGGTGTTCCTCTGCTTGGCTGCCCTCTACGAGAGCTGGAGCATCCCCTTCTCGGTGATGCTGGTGGTGCCACTCGGGGTTCTGGGGGCTATTTTGGCCGCAACTCTGCGTGGGCTGGAGAATGATGTCTACTTCCAGGTGGGCCTGCTCACCACCATAGGCTTGTCGGCGAAGAACGCGATTTTGATCGTGGAATTTGCCAAAGAGCTCTATGACAAGGGGATGGGACTGGGTGAGGCTGTGGTGGAAGCGGCGCGTCTGCGTCTGCGCCCGATCCTGATGACCTCGCTTGCCTTTATCCTCGGGGTACTGCCGCTGGTGATCAGCTCCGGCGCCGGCGCCAGCAGCCGTAACGCCATCGGTACCGGCGTGATGGGGGGGATGATCAGTGCCACCGTGCTGGCCATCTTCTTCGTGCCGCTCTTCTTTGTGCTGGTGATGCGCTACTTCACCAGCCACCAGAGCAAAGAGGCGCGCATGGCTGCAGCGGTTGAGTCAAAAGGTGACTGAGCAAAAGTGTGTCCAGCTCTTCTGAGCGATAGATCACAATTTGATAAAAGAGTCAGTTAAAGCTTACTATAAAATGGGGCAACACGAGCGGTTGCCCCATTTTTTTCGTCTGAAAAACGGTAACTTGGCTGCGAACTTTTCGATTTTGAAAGGTGATTCGGATGAGTTCATCAAGTGCTTTCGGTTCTCCATCGAATCTTGATTAAAAACAACAGTAGAAGGCACTTTTTTGCTGTGCAGGTTTACAGAAAACGAGATAGAATCTGCCCCTTATCGGGCTGGTAGACTATGTGTCGTTTGGTTTGGTACCCCTCTTTTGGCTATAAAATGCGAGCGGGTAACACAGTTATCGACCATCAAAACATAAAAATGCTGGAGGACACGATGACCAACAGCAAACAAAAATCGGTTAAAAGCAGCAAACTGGGGGCTGTAACCCAGGGGCGGTAGCCACTGTATTACCCATCTTTATGCTCAACAATTAAGCGGAATGGCAGCTCTGCCATAGTGTTAGTAACAGATGCTATCTGTTGATCTGTTGATTTTTTTGAGCTGCTCAAGCTGCTCACCGTTCTATACCCCCGATACCCAATTCCGTATTCACTCCTCGCAAGAGAACGCATATCTATGAAAATTCTCGTTACCGGTGGCGCAGGCTTTATCGGCTCTGCCGTGGTGCGCCATATCATCCGTGATACCCAGGATGCTGTTATCAATCTCGATAAACTCACCTATGCCGGCAATCTGGAATCCTTGGCCGATGTATCGACAAACGAGCGTTATGCGTTTGAGCAGGTCGATATCTGCAATCGTGCCGAGCTGGATCGGGTGTTTACCCTGCACCAGCCGGATGCGGTGATGCATCTGGCCGCCGAGAGCCATGTTGATCGCTCCATCACAGGGCCGGCTGATTTTATCGAGACCAATATCGTTGGCACCTATATGTTGCTGGAAGCGGCTCGCGCTTACTGGAACGGCCTGGACGAGGTTCGCAAGGCGGCCTTCCGCTTCCACCATATCTCCACCGACGAGGTATATGGCGATCTGCCTCATCCGGATGAAGTGGCTGCCGGTGAGCCATTGCCGCTCTTTACCGAGACCACCCCCTACGCCCCCAGCAGCCCCTATTCTGCCTCCAAGGCTTCCAGCGACCATCTGGTGCGCGCCTGGCGCCGCACCTACGGTCTGCCGACCATCGTCACCAACTGCTCCAACAACTACGGCCCTTATCACTTCCCCGAGAAGCTGATCCCGCTGGTCATTCTTAACGCGCTGGATGGCAAGCCTTTACCTGTCTATGGCAAGGGCGACCAGATCCGTGACTGGCTCTACGTGGAAGATCACGCGCGCGCGCTCTACAAGGTGGTGATAACGGGCGTGGTCGGGGAGACCTACAACATCGGCGGCCATAACGAGAAACAGAATCTGGAGGTGGTACACACCATCTGCGATCTGCTGGACGAAATGGTGCCGAAAGCGGGCTCTTACCGCGATCAAATCACCTATGTAGCGGATCGTCCCGGTCACGATCGCCGCTATGCGATCGATGCGACCAAGATGAGCCGTGAGCTGGCTTGGCAACCACAAGAAACGTTCGAGTCTGGCATTCGCAAAACCGTGCAGTGGTATCTGGATAACCAGCAGTGGGTGAGTAACATCAAGAGCGGCGCCTACCAATCCTGGATTGAGCAGCACTATTCCGCGATTGAACAGAACGATGGGGAGCGTGCCTGATGCATATTCTGCTGTTTGGCAAAAACGGCCAGGTAGGCTGGGAGCTGCAGCGCGCACTGGCGCCGCTGGGGCGGATCACTGCCGTTGATTTTGACTCCACCGACTATTGCGGCGATTTCAGCAACCCGGCAGGGGTGGCCGAAACGGTACGTCTGGTCAAACCGGACGTGATTGTCAACGCCGCGGCCCATACCGCAGTGGACAAAGCAGAGAGCGAGCGGGAGTTTGCCGAACTGCTCAATGCCACCAGTGTGGCTGCTATCGCCAAAGAAGCGGAAGCATTGGGTGCCTGGTTGGTACATTACTCCACCGACTATGTGTTCGATGGCAGCGGTGAGCGCCCCTGGGTAGAAACCGATGCAACGGCACCGCTTAACGTCTACGGCGAAACCAAGCTGGCGGGTGAACAAGGCGCCGCTATTTGCTCCCGTCACCTGATCTTCCGCACCAGCTGGGTCTACGCCGCCCGCGGTGCCAACTTTGCCAAGACCATGCTGCGTTTTGGTAAAGAGCGTAGCGAGATGTCGGTTGTCAATGACCAGTTCGGCACCCCGACTGGCGCCGAGTTGCTGGCCGATTGTACCGCTCATGCGATCCGAGTTGCGCAGAGCAAACCCGAGGTCGCCGGGCTCTACCATCTGATTGCCTCTGGGGCCACCACCTGGTTTGACTACGCCCAGCTGGTGTTTGCCAAAGCCAGAGAGGCCGGGGTTGAACTTGCTGTCACGAAACTCAATGCGGTGCCGACCAGTGCCTTCCCGACTCCGGCCAAACGCCCCCATAACTCCCGCCTTGATACCGGTAAATTCCAGCGCACCTTCGATCTGGTGCTGCCGGAGTGG includes:
- a CDS encoding TetR family transcriptional regulator; this encodes MARRTKEEAQQTRCTIMKTALDLFCSQGLAKTSLTDIARAADLTRGAIYWHFKNKEELFFSLWEELCQPLAHQLDACVNEEEPDPLGKLRDFLKEVLTRITRDQAHQQMFTILFNLESLEGEAISLREHIRSQSSNFFRDLETTLTNAIRRGQLPANLDLRLASTLLHCTLDGYIINWLHFPERIDLAAESEYLLDCMFTMLTQPRNPAVRS
- a CDS encoding efflux RND transporter periplasmic adaptor subunit encodes the protein MHKHILARSVGLALLATGLLAGCGDKGAPQGQGGMPPVAVDVVTLQSAPLKLTSELTGRSAPLRVAEVRPQVGGIILKRLFTEGSDVKAGDLLYQIDPAVYQAAVASAKANLAKAQANEQSARLKAKRYQELLKVNSISRQDYDDADASWKQAQAEIMASKAALRTAEINLGYTRITAPISGRIGTSAVTEGALVTAQQADSLAVIQQLDPMYVDVRQSTADLLRLKRLVAEGKVVQDEHKGAKVSFQLEDGTTYGEEGSLQFSDVTVDETTGMVALRVIVPNPTHLLLPGMFMRATLQEGERAKGLLVPQTAVTRTPNGGATVLVVTADNKVDLRNVQLGRIVDTSWVVESGLNAGERVIVAGLQKVRPGAVVNPAEQAAAPATAVTPANK
- a CDS encoding efflux RND transporter permease subunit; this encodes MARFFIDRPIFAWVIALVIMLAGSLAIIKLPVAQYPSIAPPAVSISASYPGASAKTVEDSVTQIIEQNMTGLDHLLYMSSQSDSAGRVSVTLTFQPGTDPDIAQVQVQNKLQQAMSLLPQEVQQQGIRVQKTSSSFLMVAAFISSDGSMKNDDLADYVVSNIKEPLSRLDGVGDITLFGSQYSMRIWLDPNKLNRVQMTPSDVQLAIKAQNAQVAFGKLGGTPSVADQQFTATIMGQTRLSTVEQFNDILLRVTQDGAKVRLKDVARVELAGESYDAEALYNGQPTAAVAIKLATGANALDTSEKVRAKLNELSEYFPANMKIVYPYDTTPFVKISIEEVVQTLIEAIFLVFCVMYLFLQNFRATLIPTIAVPVVLLGTFGVMAAFGFSINTLTMFGMVLAIGLLVDDAIVVVENVERLMSEEDLSPLEATRKSMGQITGALVGIALVLSAVFVPMAFFGGSTGAIYRQFSLTIVSAMTLSVLVALILTPALCATLLKPMKHGEFGAQRGFFGWFNRAFDAGTQRYQRGVGKVIKQGVRYSLIYGAMLAVLAVLFMRMPTSFLPEEDQGVIMSMVQLPVGATKQRTEVVLADMRDYFLKNEKDNVDSVLTVAGFSFAGSGQNSGMAFIKLKDWSERKSPDRSANAIIGRAMGYLFSIKEAQVFAFNLPPIPELGTATGFDFFLQDRGGIGHEKLMAARNQLLGMAAQDPTLVRVRPNGMEDTPQLDIKIDYEKALAQGLSIAEINNTLASAWGSAYVNDFIDRGRIKKVYMQADAPFRMNPEDLKLWYVRNSAGQMVPFSAFASTEWSFGSPRLERYNGVPAMEIVGEAAPGKSTGDAMAAIEQMVKKLPEGVGIEWTGLSFQERQAGSQAPALYAISLLVVFLCLAALYESWSIPFSVMLVVPLGVLGAILAATLRGLENDVYFQVGLLTTIGLSAKNAILIVEFAKELYDKGMGLGEAVVEAARLRLRPILMTSLAFILGVLPLVISSGAGASSRNAIGTGVMGGMISATVLAIFFVPLFFVLVMRYFTSHQSKEARMAAAVESKGD
- the rfbB gene encoding dTDP-glucose 4,6-dehydratase, whose protein sequence is MKILVTGGAGFIGSAVVRHIIRDTQDAVINLDKLTYAGNLESLADVSTNERYAFEQVDICNRAELDRVFTLHQPDAVMHLAAESHVDRSITGPADFIETNIVGTYMLLEAARAYWNGLDEVRKAAFRFHHISTDEVYGDLPHPDEVAAGEPLPLFTETTPYAPSSPYSASKASSDHLVRAWRRTYGLPTIVTNCSNNYGPYHFPEKLIPLVILNALDGKPLPVYGKGDQIRDWLYVEDHARALYKVVITGVVGETYNIGGHNEKQNLEVVHTICDLLDEMVPKAGSYRDQITYVADRPGHDRRYAIDATKMSRELAWQPQETFESGIRKTVQWYLDNQQWVSNIKSGAYQSWIEQHYSAIEQNDGERA
- the rfbD gene encoding dTDP-4-dehydrorhamnose reductase; the encoded protein is MHILLFGKNGQVGWELQRALAPLGRITAVDFDSTDYCGDFSNPAGVAETVRLVKPDVIVNAAAHTAVDKAESEREFAELLNATSVAAIAKEAEALGAWLVHYSTDYVFDGSGERPWVETDATAPLNVYGETKLAGEQGAAICSRHLIFRTSWVYAARGANFAKTMLRFGKERSEMSVVNDQFGTPTGAELLADCTAHAIRVAQSKPEVAGLYHLIASGATTWFDYAQLVFAKAREAGVELAVTKLNAVPTSAFPTPAKRPHNSRLDTGKFQRTFDLVLPEWTVGVERMLTEILGK